The Pan troglodytes isolate AG18354 chromosome 8, NHGRI_mPanTro3-v2.0_pri, whole genome shotgun sequence genome window below encodes:
- the LOC134807101 gene encoding putative zinc finger protein 355P, whose product MKNVAVFKQSSNLNERKITHSGEESYKCEECGKGFKQSSNLNEHKITHSGEESYKCEECGKGFYCSSSLTKHKIVHTEEKPYKYEECGKAFKWSSELTIHQRIHTEEKPYKCEECIRVFKHSSKLNEHKRNHTGEKPYKCEACGKAF is encoded by the coding sequence ATGAAGAATGTGGCAGTCTTTAAACAATCCTCAAACCTGAATGAACGTAAGATAACTCATAGTGGAGAGGaatcctacaaatgtgaagaatgtggcaaaggctTTAAACAATCCTCAAACCTGAATGAACATAAGATAACTCATAGTGGAGAGGAATCCTACAAATgcgaagaatgtggcaaaggctTTTACTGTTCCTCAAGCCTTACTAAGCATAAGATAGTTCATACTGAAGAGAAACCATACAAatatgaagaatgtggcaaagcttttaagtgGTCCTCTGAACTTACtatacatcagagaattcatactgaagagaaaccctataaatgtgaaGAATGTATCAGAGTCTTTAAACACTCCTCAAAACTGAATGAACATAAGAGAaatcatactggagagaaaccctacaaatgtgaagcatGCGGCAAAGCTTTTTAA